A region from the Arachis ipaensis cultivar K30076 chromosome B01, Araip1.1, whole genome shotgun sequence genome encodes:
- the LOC110268565 gene encoding uncharacterized protein LOC110268565 isoform X2, with amino-acid sequence MPATERKPFMDTQSETRKLGQDIFKGRHRARAQVKLNSTVSSSSISNKTTIETWNLEGFILKIMHLKLSTFPGPWCVTKKQFRQKPRLNLIWCFTQLI; translated from the exons ATGCCAG CAACAGAAAGGAAACCATTCATGGACACACAAAGTGAGACTAGGAAGTTGGGGCAGGACATCTTCAAGGGAAGGCATCGAGCGCGAGCTCAGGTCAAACTTAATTCGACTGTCTCTAGCAGCAGCATTAGCAACAAAACTACCATTGAGACTTGGAACTTGGAAGGTTTCATATTGAAAATTATGCATCTCAAG CTTAGCACATTTCCTGGTCCATGGTGTGTGACAAAGAAACAGTTCCGACAGAAGCCGAGACTCAACCTCATTTGGTGTTTCACCCAACTCATCTAA
- the LOC110268565 gene encoding uncharacterized protein LOC110268565 isoform X1 produces the protein MPLSQFLWSPTFGWIPNWAYFGRETTERKPFMDTQSETRKLGQDIFKGRHRARAQVKLNSTVSSSSISNKTTIETWNLEGFILKIMHLKLSTFPGPWCVTKKQFRQKPRLNLIWCFTQLI, from the exons ATGCCACTGTCTCAATTCCTCTGGTCCCCAACTTTTGGATGGATACCAAATTGGGCATATTTTGGTAGAGAAA CAACAGAAAGGAAACCATTCATGGACACACAAAGTGAGACTAGGAAGTTGGGGCAGGACATCTTCAAGGGAAGGCATCGAGCGCGAGCTCAGGTCAAACTTAATTCGACTGTCTCTAGCAGCAGCATTAGCAACAAAACTACCATTGAGACTTGGAACTTGGAAGGTTTCATATTGAAAATTATGCATCTCAAG CTTAGCACATTTCCTGGTCCATGGTGTGTGACAAAGAAACAGTTCCGACAGAAGCCGAGACTCAACCTCATTTGGTGTTTCACCCAACTCATCTAA
- the LOC110268565 gene encoding uncharacterized protein LOC110268565 isoform X3 has protein sequence MPLSQFLWSPTFGWIPNWAYFGRETTERKPFMDTQSETRKLGQDIFKGRHRARAQVKLNSTVSSSSISNKTTIETWNLEA, from the exons ATGCCACTGTCTCAATTCCTCTGGTCCCCAACTTTTGGATGGATACCAAATTGGGCATATTTTGGTAGAGAAA CAACAGAAAGGAAACCATTCATGGACACACAAAGTGAGACTAGGAAGTTGGGGCAGGACATCTTCAAGGGAAGGCATCGAGCGCGAGCTCAGGTCAAACTTAATTCGACTGTCTCTAGCAGCAGCATTAGCAACAAAACTACCATTGAGACTTGGAACTTGGAAG CTTAG